In Streptomyces sp. RFCAC02, the following proteins share a genomic window:
- a CDS encoding DoxX family membrane protein: protein MDEPVLSMVKVPCDPAQVVVNHVSFRVQLPGPSPVSGAVGAFARVGRVPVAAAGRRRPVVWTGRSAPGDPGAGALVQAVRGAGADRADIATATQVLPRVRPIVAPRAPIAPELTRPLPAVPPARGASDGAVPAPAGATGGDPADTASLDAVPAAAPRRAADSRRTAYAPGRRTSRMSLGVVLLPLRVLLGFIAIYAGMGKLTDPVYFDGGARGSLYTWLDSLQPWTVAEPLHAWALAHPIGAGLSVAFLQIIVGVLTVFGLWQRFAAALGAALSLALLVTVSWRNGPAYDTPDIILCAAWSPLIIAGAPVYSLDSRLATEAWRTLGPRAPLGDLRRRVLRRGTLLATLLIGLALLIGSMLGSAVRSAAFPEVPEPGSPPRNHLPGQPLPGTEEETGGRDGASSGPSAGAGAEDGTEEEAAGETGEAEGSEASVSTGPTAGAGASEEAAEDAGQQAPPVEQTVPAPEQTAPPADTGTPEEPAGSQEPDGAGDAGEQDAPAEDGGEQSSLGPIGGLLG from the coding sequence GTGGACGAACCGGTGCTGAGCATGGTCAAGGTGCCGTGCGACCCCGCCCAGGTCGTCGTGAACCATGTCAGTTTCCGGGTGCAGCTCCCCGGCCCGTCCCCGGTGAGCGGAGCGGTCGGCGCGTTCGCCCGTGTCGGCCGGGTGCCGGTCGCGGCGGCGGGGCGCCGCCGTCCCGTCGTGTGGACGGGCCGCAGCGCCCCCGGGGACCCGGGCGCCGGCGCGCTGGTCCAGGCCGTCCGCGGCGCGGGAGCCGACCGCGCCGACATCGCGACGGCCACGCAGGTGCTCCCGCGCGTCCGGCCGATCGTCGCGCCGCGCGCCCCGATCGCCCCCGAGCTGACGCGCCCGCTGCCCGCCGTGCCGCCGGCGCGCGGCGCGTCGGACGGCGCCGTGCCCGCCCCGGCCGGCGCGACCGGCGGCGACCCGGCGGACACCGCCTCGCTCGACGCCGTTCCCGCGGCCGCGCCGCGCCGCGCCGCCGACAGCCGCCGCACCGCGTACGCGCCGGGCCGCCGCACCAGCCGGATGAGCCTCGGCGTCGTCCTGCTGCCGCTGCGCGTCCTGCTCGGTTTCATCGCCATCTACGCCGGCATGGGCAAGCTCACCGACCCCGTCTACTTCGACGGCGGCGCGCGCGGCTCGCTCTACACCTGGCTCGACTCGCTCCAGCCGTGGACCGTCGCCGAGCCGCTGCACGCGTGGGCGCTCGCGCACCCGATCGGCGCGGGTCTTTCGGTGGCGTTCCTCCAGATCATCGTGGGCGTCCTCACGGTCTTCGGGCTGTGGCAGCGGTTCGCCGCCGCCCTCGGGGCGGCGCTGTCCCTCGCCCTGCTGGTCACCGTGAGCTGGCGCAACGGGCCGGCGTACGACACCCCGGACATCATCCTGTGCGCCGCCTGGAGCCCGCTGATCATCGCCGGCGCCCCCGTCTACTCGCTCGACTCCCGCCTGGCCACCGAGGCATGGCGCACGCTCGGTCCGCGCGCCCCCCTCGGCGACCTGCGGCGCCGGGTCCTGCGGCGCGGCACGCTGCTGGCCACCCTGCTCATCGGTCTCGCGCTGCTCATCGGCTCGATGCTGGGCAGCGCGGTGCGGTCGGCGGCGTTCCCCGAGGTGCCCGAGCCGGGCAGCCCGCCGCGCAACCACCTGCCGGGGCAGCCGCTGCCGGGCACCGAGGAGGAGACCGGCGGGCGTGACGGCGCGTCCAGCGGTCCGTCCGCGGGCGCGGGCGCCGAGGACGGGACCGAGGAGGAGGCGGCCGGGGAGACCGGTGAGGCGGAGGGCTCCGAGGCGTCCGTCTCGACCGGCCCGACCGCCGGTGCCGGTGCCTCGGAGGAGGCCGCCGAGGACGCGGGTCAGCAGGCGCCGCCGGTCGAGCAGACCGTTCCCGCGCCGGAGCAGACCGCGCCGCCCGCGGACACCGGCACGCCGGAGGAGCCCGCCGGCAGCCAGGAGCCCGACGGCGCCGGTGACGCCGGCGAGCAGGACGCGCCCGCTGAGGACGGGGGTGAGCAGAGCAGCCTCGGCCCCATCGGCGGGCTGCTCGGTTAG
- the rlmB gene encoding 23S rRNA (guanosine(2251)-2'-O)-methyltransferase RlmB has translation MPGNSSRPNRRTSNKKGPQIGSGGQRRKGLKGKGPTPAAEMRTGHPKQRAAQAREKAAARRPKNGRGGGRSSSELVVGRNPVVEALRGGVPATTLYVQQFLDTDDRVTEAVKLAMDRGGINLLEAPRAELDRITGGLAHQGIALQVPPYEYAHPDDLLDAAADAGQDALIVALDGVTDPRNLGAIVRSAAAFGGHGVVVPERRAAGMTATAWKTSAGTAARTPVARATNLTRTLQNYQKAGLTVVGLAADGAAGVAETPALDGPVVVVIGSEGKGLSRLVGETCDVLVRIPMPGGAESLNAGVAAGVVLYEAARRRG, from the coding sequence ATGCCAGGCAACAGCTCGCGCCCCAACCGCCGCACCAGCAACAAGAAGGGGCCGCAGATCGGGAGCGGCGGGCAGCGCCGGAAGGGCCTGAAGGGCAAGGGGCCGACGCCGGCCGCCGAGATGCGCACGGGCCACCCCAAGCAGCGGGCGGCGCAGGCGCGCGAGAAGGCGGCCGCGCGGCGCCCGAAGAACGGGAGGGGCGGCGGCCGTTCCTCGTCCGAGCTGGTCGTCGGCCGCAACCCCGTGGTGGAGGCGCTGCGCGGCGGCGTCCCCGCGACCACGCTGTACGTGCAGCAGTTCCTCGACACGGACGACCGGGTGACCGAGGCCGTCAAGCTCGCGATGGACCGCGGCGGCATCAACCTGCTGGAGGCCCCGCGGGCCGAGCTGGACCGCATCACCGGCGGTCTCGCGCACCAGGGCATCGCGCTCCAGGTCCCGCCGTACGAGTACGCCCACCCGGACGACCTGCTCGACGCCGCCGCCGACGCGGGGCAGGACGCGCTCATCGTCGCGCTCGACGGGGTCACCGATCCGCGCAACCTCGGCGCCATCGTGCGGTCGGCCGCCGCGTTCGGCGGGCACGGCGTCGTGGTGCCCGAGCGCCGCGCCGCCGGGATGACGGCCACCGCGTGGAAGACGTCGGCCGGCACCGCGGCCCGTACGCCCGTCGCGCGCGCCACCAACCTGACCCGCACGCTGCAGAACTACCAGAAGGCCGGGCTCACGGTCGTCGGTCTCGCCGCGGACGGCGCGGCCGGTGTCGCGGAGACGCCGGCGCTCGACGGACCGGTCGTCGTCGTCATCGGCAGCGAGGGCAAGGGGCTCTCCCGGCTCGTCGGGGAGACCTGCGACGTGCTCGTCCGCATCCCGATGCCGGGTGGCGCCGAGTCGCTGAACGCGGGTGTCGCCGCCGGTGTGGTGCTCTACGAGGCGGCCCGCCGCCGCGGCTGA